In Flavobacterium sp. GSB-24, the genomic window TGATAATGAAACAGCAGAATTGTTAGTTACAGATTCTAGAGTTCATTTTCTGACCTTTATTGGTTCAGCAAAAGTAGGCTGGCATCTTAAAAGCAAATTACCGCATGGAACAAGATGTGCCTTAGAGCATGGCGGAGCGGCGCCTGTAATTGTAGAAAGTGATGCCGATTTTAGCACAATGATTCCAGATTTGGTAAAAGGAGGATTTTACCATGCAGGTCAAGTTTGTGTATCGGTTCAGAAAATATATGTCAATCAGGAGATTTGCGATCGTTTTGTGGAACAGTTTGCTGAAGCAACCAATAAATTAGTTGTTGGAAACCCGTTTAATGAAAAGACAGATGTTGGCTCACTTATTACTCCAAAAGAACTTAGTCGTGTTGAAGAATGGGTTAACGAAGCGATTCAAGAAGGCGCAAAATTAATTGCAGGAGGAAAACGTATTTCTGATACTTGTTTTGAGCCAACAGTATTATTTAACCCATCAGAAGATTCTAAGGTTTCAACAAATGAAATCTTTGGTCCAGTGGTATGTATATATCCTTTTACCAATAGGGAAGAGGCGATAAAAAAAGCAAACGCTTTAGACGTACATTTTCAAGCTGCAGTTTTTACTAAAAACTTAGACATTGCTTTGGATGCCGCTAAAAAATTAAATGCAACTGCCGTTATGGTAAATGACAATACAGCTTTTAGAGTAGATTGGATGCCTTTTGGCGGAAGAGATGCTTCTGGTTTAGGAATGGGAGGAATCTCTTATACTATTAATGATATGACAAGAGAAAAACTGACTGTTTTTAAAAGCAAATATTTATAATTTTAAATAAATTCATAAAAAAAATAGTAACAAAATTAGATCTGTTACTATTTTTTTTATGGGTAATCGTAATCGAGTCTTAGCTTTTCATTATAAAAGTTCCAGGATCTTTATCGCTCTCATCTTCATTTGGTTCTTCTTCTTCCCAGTCATTTTCGTCATATTCTGAATCGAAATCTTCTTCAAGATCTTCTTCCAAATCTCCAAGCACTAAATTATAATGGCCGCTGGCTGTCAAGTTATTTGCAAAACCTCCTTCAAGATAATCATCATAATTTAACAACAATTGTTCTTCATAAGATGTCATATCGCCTGCAAAGTCATCAGACGCATAAAAGTAATTCTCGGATTTCATATATATCAGTTTAAATTAATAGCTTACTTATTCGCTAATTTTCCAATTAACTATTATTAAAAGTAAGATTTTTAAATGCTGAAGGTTTTATATAATTTGCGCAAACCATTGTCAAATTCTCATATACGAGATGAAAAATAATCAAGATGATGAAATGTAAAACGACTAAGACATAATATCATCTAACGAACTGTTTCCATTACCATTTGATTTTCTTACAACAGTAATCTGTCCGTTAAGTTCCATTACAATTGCTTTAACTTCTTCGATCTGGTCAATTCCTGAATTTCTGATTGTAGAAAATATTTCCGCTTTTGTTATGGCTTCTTTCTCCATAGTTTTTTCTATAAATTTTCCATCATAAAATATTAAGCTGGGTACGGCATTTATAAGTCTTTCCATTTTTTTTGAGGAACGAGCTGTTCGTGCAAAAATATATTGTAAGATGATAATCAAAAATAAGA contains:
- a CDS encoding YetF domain-containing protein, producing MEQVFFKDWISIGHVIIATIIAFITLFFFLRISGKRTLAKLNAFDFVVTVALGSTLSYMMLAMVPLVEGALVLFLIIILQYIFARTARSSKKMERLINAVPSLIFYDGKFIEKTMEKEAITKAEIFSTIRNSGIDQIEEVKAIVMELNGQITVVRKSNGNGNSSLDDIMS
- a CDS encoding aldehyde dehydrogenase family protein, with the protein product MENTTKIIFPYDQSLVKELPLINKNDIEKILNTAQNLFNDQSNWIPAFKRIEILEKTASIMNERSEELIHLAISEGGKPYKDSKAEILRAIKGVKLATEHISQIKGEQIPMGLTEASVNRIAFTSKEPIGVVAAVSAFNHPLNLAVHQIATAVAAGCPVIFKPSSNTPLSGLALADILKEAGLPEEWVQVVLCDNETAELLVTDSRVHFLTFIGSAKVGWHLKSKLPHGTRCALEHGGAAPVIVESDADFSTMIPDLVKGGFYHAGQVCVSVQKIYVNQEICDRFVEQFAEATNKLVVGNPFNEKTDVGSLITPKELSRVEEWVNEAIQEGAKLIAGGKRISDTCFEPTVLFNPSEDSKVSTNEIFGPVVCIYPFTNREEAIKKANALDVHFQAAVFTKNLDIALDAAKKLNATAVMVNDNTAFRVDWMPFGGRDASGLGMGGISYTINDMTREKLTVFKSKYL